The Pseudanabaena sp. ABRG5-3 genome includes the window GCTTGATCAGAATGTTGTAGAGCTTAGTAGCAGGTTCGATCACGTCCAGTGAGGTCGTATCGCGTAGCCCTGCTTTAAAAGCCTGTACTAGTTGGATAATTTCTGCTTCTTTAATTTTGACCGAGCGATGGATTGGTGGTTTGTTCGGAATAAAGAGAATCAGTTCTAAGCGATCGCCTAAAATTAGAGGATAGAGTAAAGCATGATCTTGAGGAAGGTTTTGCAAATAGGCGGGAACACGATTTAGTTCTGTAGGAGGAATTTGACTTAACTGGTTGACAATTTTTTGATTGCTATCAATAAAAGGTTGTAGTGAAGTTAATCGCTGTTTGGCGATCGCTTGTATTTGTGCAGCTTCTTCAGGAAAAACATAGATGCCTTGGGCAGTGCGTTCATTCCCTTTGACATTCTGTAAATAGTCTTGTAGTTCTTGGACTTTGAGTAAATCAAGAACCTGTAATGCTTCCATGACTCGCCCCTGTTGCAATAGAAGATCTGCCAGAATGCGGTAATTATAGGCAATTGTTTTCTGGTAAGACTTCTGCTCATCAAGGGAAAGAACACGTAACTCTTTACGGATTGCTTCGATGCCATTTACCGATTGTTTATAAAAGGCGATCGCTAATTCAGGATATTGATTTTGGAGTAAAGAGCCAATATTGCCAAACATTTTGCTCTCTTGGTTGCGATTACCAACTTCACGAGCAAGGGATAATGCCTCCTGAAAAGCCATAAATGCTTTGTCACTTTGCTGGGACAGAGCATAAATCAAACCGATGTTATAAAATGTATTGCCAATTCCAGCCCGATCGCCAATGGCGCGATAGATGTCCAGAGCTTGTTTTTGATAGGCGATCGCTTGAGCAGTTTGTTTGAGTTCAGAGTAGATATATCCAACTTGAGCGAGCATGGCTGCTTCCGAAGTACGATTCCCCGATTGCTTAAAGAATTCCAACAAGCTGAGAGCCGATTGTAGTCTTGCTTGCGGATTTCTGCTCGCAGAGGAACTTAAAGCATTAAACTGAGCGACTAGTTCCTTTGCCATTTCTTGTAATTGCGGCGAGTTTTTGGTTAGTGCTGGCAATCGCTTCAAGATTTCATCGATTTTTGCAGTTTCCCCTAGTTGGATATACAGAGTTGCCAGATACATCGAAGCAACCCCTTCGCCTTGGGTATCACCAATAGCCTGATAGATCGATCGCGCATCTTGTAAAGCACTGAGAGCCTTCGGAAATTGACTAAGGGCTGTATAGAGACTACCTTCACCAATGAGGATACTCGCAAGGGTTTGGCGATCGCTGGGCTTGACATTAGGGACATTGGTTAGAGATTGGTATATGTCCTTTGCCTGTTCATAGAGAGCCAAAGCCTCACGGTTTTGACTTTGGGCAAGACGAACTTCAGCGATGTTTTTGAGATTACGTCCTTCACCTGCGCGATCGCCTAATTCCTGATAAACCTTTTGCGCTTGTCCATAGAATTCAATTGCTTGGGGATATTCACTGAGATTCCGATAGGAAGTAGCGACAGCATTCAAAATCTCCGCTTCAAGAGGTCGATCCCCTGCTTGTCGCACTAGTTCTAAAGCCTTGAGATTGAGCTGAACAACCTTTTTATACTCAAAGGATAGACTGAAAATATTACCTTCCAGATTCAACGCATTTGCCTGTCCTAATGGATTACCTAAAGCTTGATAGGCTGCATAACTTTGTTGAGCTAGGGCTAGGGCTTGATCCTTTTGTCCCAGTAAACTATAGATAGAAGCTAGATAAAAGAGAATTTGTCCTTCGGCGGCGCGATTTCCTTCAGCACGGCTCAGTTTGAGTCCATCCTCGAAATAGGCTACCGATTTAGGGAATTCATACTTCTTAACATAAATCACTCCAATTGTGGCTAGAGTTTTGCCTTCGCGGTAGCGATCGCCTACTTCCTTGCGAATTGCTAATGACTGTTCCAGCAAAGGTAAAGCCTTAGCATATTGCTCCAAATTGAGATAAGCCCGTCCCAATTGATATCTTGTTTCCCCTTCAGCTTGGCGATAGCGCAACTTGTCGGTGGTGGCTAGGCTTGAGGATGGAGATTGGAGGATGGTCAATGCTTGTTGTAAATTGGCGATCGCTTGAGTTTCTTGTCTTAAACTCACCTGTACCATACCCAAACCTGTAAGGGCAATGGATTCTCCTAAGCGATCGCTTTGTTGCCGATAGAGATTGAGAACCTGTTGATATTGTTTTAAAGATTCCTGAAATCTTCCCTGATCAAACAATTTTTCTGCCTTGGGGATCAGCAAGTCTATGGATTTAGAAGTATTGTCGGCACTTGTTTCCATACTGGGTTCCGCAGCAATAAGCTGATGCTGATCGCTGTCTAAAACTTTCAAAGCGTAGACGGGATTTATGCCGACTTCACCAAACATTTCGCCCCCAATGAGCAACATCCCCACAATAGCTGTGATAGACAGGCGATCGCGAATCAATTTCCCTTGCATAAATACTTGTATAGATATCTTTTGGAGCATAAATTTCTAAACTAGACTTTATAGCGGTTTTTATTTTGACCAAGTAAGTTAAGCCATAAAAACTAGAAGAGAGTTGCGGCGCTTTGCGCCGCAACTCTCTTCTAGTTTTTATGGCTACGGCTATATATGTATTTGTAAGGGGCAGTCCCCTGCATCCTGCTAGATAGCCCATCATGTTGGCTTATAATTTAACAGCTAAAGATAGGATGGGTGTTTTTTTATACTTGTTATCTTAACTAATCTAAATCCAGTCTAAATTTAACAAATATTTTTATAGGAGAATATAGCCAAAAGTTATGGAAATATCTGATCTTTCTGAAGTTATTGAAGAAAACAATGATGAAGATGGGCATGAAGCATCTGAAGATCATGGCAAATCCCAAAAGTCAGATGATCCTCATAAAAAAGAAGTCAAACCCAAAAAGAGTCAACTCAATAACTATGTCGCAATTACCGTAGTGATATTTGTCACCTTTATGGGGATCTGCAAAGTTAAGAGCGATAATGTAGTGCAGGCTATGCAAAAAGCTCAGGCTGATCGCATTGATACATGGTCTTTTTATCAAGCTCGCAATATCCGTGCAGAGGTGGCTAAATCCACGATTGCTCAATTACAACTGCAAGCTTTAGCTCAACAACAGCCCAAAGTTCGTGCTGAGTATGAAAAAGAGATTGCTAAGTACTCGGCGATCGCGACTAAGCAAGACAAAGAAAAGGAAACATTGCAACAACAGGCTCAGGATGCGGAAAAACTATATGAGCAATTGAATGTCCATGATGACCAGTTTGACCTATCTGAGGCTGCCTTTGCCCTTGCGATCGCGATGTTGGCAATGACCTCTCTCACGCAAAAGAACTGGCTTTACGGTGCGGCTATGGTTCCTGCTGCCTTTGGCTTATTTATGGGAATGGCAGGTTTACTTAACTGGGATTATCATCCAGATACGATGACTAAGCTTTTATCAAATAATGAGATTCACCAACCCTATAAGCAGGCTTCCAAAATTAATAACAACATTTCCTATCGTCTACATTAATCCTAAAATTCTAAGTAGCATAGGACTTACGCATTGGGTAGATGAGGCGCGGGTTTCGCCCGCACCTCATCTACCCAAAACCCAGTAAATTCGTTAGGATTGCGTAAGTTCTATAGCAATTAAATATTGACTAAGTAATAAATTAAGTAATCTATGAAAAACTTCATCCTCAATCTACTCCGCTATCCTAAATTCTTAGCCATAATCACTGGCGGAGTTCTGTCCATCGTCATTGCGCCGATCATTCCTTTGTTCAAAAAACCTGTAACGGCGATCGCGATGCTTACAGCCCTAGTTAGTGGATTTATTGGCGTATCCCTAGTATTAAGAGCTATGCTAGGACTAGACATTGCCTAGTGATGTGTTTTTTACTTTGCCTAATAGTAAAGTAAAAAC containing:
- a CDS encoding CHAT domain-containing protein; its protein translation is MLQKISIQVFMQGKLIRDRLSITAIVGMLLIGGEMFGEVGINPVYALKVLDSDQHQLIAAEPSMETSADNTSKSIDLLIPKAEKLFDQGRFQESLKQYQQVLNLYRQQSDRLGESIALTGLGMVQVSLRQETQAIANLQQALTILQSPSSSLATTDKLRYRQAEGETRYQLGRAYLNLEQYAKALPLLEQSLAIRKEVGDRYREGKTLATIGVIYVKKYEFPKSVAYFEDGLKLSRAEGNRAAEGQILFYLASIYSLLGQKDQALALAQQSYAAYQALGNPLGQANALNLEGNIFSLSFEYKKVVQLNLKALELVRQAGDRPLEAEILNAVATSYRNLSEYPQAIEFYGQAQKVYQELGDRAGEGRNLKNIAEVRLAQSQNREALALYEQAKDIYQSLTNVPNVKPSDRQTLASILIGEGSLYTALSQFPKALSALQDARSIYQAIGDTQGEGVASMYLATLYIQLGETAKIDEILKRLPALTKNSPQLQEMAKELVAQFNALSSSASRNPQARLQSALSLLEFFKQSGNRTSEAAMLAQVGYIYSELKQTAQAIAYQKQALDIYRAIGDRAGIGNTFYNIGLIYALSQQSDKAFMAFQEALSLAREVGNRNQESKMFGNIGSLLQNQYPELAIAFYKQSVNGIEAIRKELRVLSLDEQKSYQKTIAYNYRILADLLLQQGRVMEALQVLDLLKVQELQDYLQNVKGNERTAQGIYVFPEEAAQIQAIAKQRLTSLQPFIDSNQKIVNQLSQIPPTELNRVPAYLQNLPQDHALLYPLILGDRLELILFIPNKPPIHRSVKIKEAEIIQLVQAFKAGLRDTTSLDVIEPATKLYNILIKPIEAELAQTKTIFYAPDGQLRYVPIAALYDGKQWLVEKYSINNLIAYSLSDFTPKPPKPLQTFAGAFGGAPNTTKFGQVGLPATVDEVQAISSALPNTVKLVANDFSRKATEAQMQTKNLIHLATHAEFNAGKPENSFLIFGNGDRILLNEMKDLPMSNVDLIVLSACQTGVGNLGNGIEILGFGYQVQRAGAKAAIASLWQVSDEGTQALMQSFYSNIKQSDQSKANSLRQAQLATIRSKDFSHPYFWSAFILISNGL
- a CDS encoding DUF4337 domain-containing protein, translated to MEISDLSEVIEENNDEDGHEASEDHGKSQKSDDPHKKEVKPKKSQLNNYVAITVVIFVTFMGICKVKSDNVVQAMQKAQADRIDTWSFYQARNIRAEVAKSTIAQLQLQALAQQQPKVRAEYEKEIAKYSAIATKQDKEKETLQQQAQDAEKLYEQLNVHDDQFDLSEAAFALAIAMLAMTSLTQKNWLYGAAMVPAAFGLFMGMAGLLNWDYHPDTMTKLLSNNEIHQPYKQASKINNNISYRLH
- a CDS encoding DUF751 family protein — encoded protein: MKNFILNLLRYPKFLAIITGGVLSIVIAPIIPLFKKPVTAIAMLTALVSGFIGVSLVLRAMLGLDIA